CGGCAGGCGCCTCCCCAGGCCCACCTGCTCCGCACCAACGACGACACCGCCGCGCTCGCCCTGGCCGGGCGGGCGGATGTCAGTGTCAGCGCCGCTGACGGCCAGCTGGCGGTACATGGCCAGCAGACGGCGATCGACGCCTACGTCGCTGACGTCGTCGGGTCCGGGCTGGCCATCCGCAGCCTCACCCTCGGCGAGGCACCCCTGGAATCGCTGTTCTTCATGCTCACCGAATCCGCCCCCGCGACCACCGCCACACCGGCCCACACCGACCTCGAGGAGGCGACCCGATGACCACCACCGCCACGGAGCCCAGCACCGCGAACCCCGACTCAAGCCGTCCTCGTCGCGTCGCAGCCAAGCTGCAGCGCGCCGGGACCCGGACTGCCTACCACTGGGAACTCGTCAAGCTCGCCGCCCTGATCCGGGTCCGCGCCATGATCATCGGCTGCCTGATCGCGCCGCCGATCATCGTGTTGATCCTGCGCGGCCAACGACCTCCCGCCGACACGCTCTACGGCAAGCTGATCCACCTCAGCGGCTTCGCGGTCCCACTCCTGCTGCTGGGCTTCATCAGCCAGTGGGTCCTCCCGCTGCTGACCAGCCTGGTGGCGGGCGACATCTTCGCCAGTGAAGACCAACAAGGGACCTGGAAGACCATTCTCACCCGATCGGTCAGCCGTGCCCAGATCTTCCGAGCCAAGACACTCGCGGCGCTCACCTTCGCCGCCGTGGCCTACTCGGCCCTCGCGGTGTCCGCCATCGCCTCCGGCGTCCTGCTCGTCGGCCGGCAGCCGCTGACGGGCCTGACCGGGCAGACCATCACGCCATCGACCGCACTCGGACTCGTCATCGCCGCATGGGCAGCCGCATTCCCAGTGCTCATCGGCTTCACCGCCCTGTCCATCCTGCTGTCGGTCCGCACCCGCAACCCCGCACTCGGGGTCGTCGGGCCCGTGGTGCTCGGTCTGGCGATGAGCCTGCTCGGCTCGGTCGGAGGGATCGGCCTGCTCCGACGCCTCCTGCTCACGACCCCGCTCGACGCCTGGCACGGACTGCTCACCGCCACACCGTTCTACGGACCCCTCGTCCAAGGGCTCGCGGTCTGCGCAGCCTGGACCGCCCTCTGCCTCGTCCTGGCCTACCGCTCGCTGCGCAACCGCGACCTCACCGAAGGATGACCATGTCCAGCACCACCACGGCCCGCCGATGGGCCACCCCTCGACCCGCCACGCTGTTCCGAGCCGCCATAGCCCTCGTCGCCGCGCTAGCCGTCGCTCTGGCCTTGGTCATGCTCGGCAAGCCCGAGATCACCAAGACCCGCGTCGAGAACTCGCTCAACCCCGCCTTCAGCAACCTCTACATCCAGCAGCAGCAGATCCTGGGCCACCCCGGCATCAGCCCCGCTTCCATGAAGACCACCAGCACCTGCGACCGCGGCGGCGCGAACGTGCCCGACGTCGGCGCCGGACCCGACTGGCTCTGCCTCGTCAACTTCGTCGACAGCACCGGCACTCTGCAGGAAGAGGCGAAGTTCGAGCTGCAGGTTCACGCCAACAGCTGCTACACCGCAGGCGCCCCCGCCAAGCTCCTCGGCAGCTTCACCATCACCGACACGAACGGCCGCGAGGTCCCCAACCCGGTCAACGCCTTCGACGTCTGCTTCGACCCCGACGCCTGACCGTGCTGAATGCAGGCCGTCGAGCGGTCCCGCCCGTTACGGTCGTGGCCCGAGAGGAGGTCGGCACCCCGATGAAGATCCTGCTGGCTGAGGACGACATCCGGCTCGCCGACCTGCTCGAGCAGGCCTTCGTCGAGGCGGGCTGGCAGGTCGAGACCCACCACGACGGCCCCTCCGCCTACGAGGCCGCCCTCACCGGCCGCGACCACGACGTGTTGCTGCTCGACTGGATGCTGCCCGGCCTCGACGGAGCCACCATCAGCCGGCGGCTCCGCGAGTACGGGATTCGCACCCCGATCCTGATGCTGACCGCTCGCACCAGCCTCAGTGACCGGGTGGACGGACTGAACGCCGGCGCCGACGACTACCTCGCGAAGCCCTTCGAGCTCGAGGAGCTGCTGGCCCGGATCCGGGCCCTGCACCGCCGCGCGCACCTCGACGACACCGAGCAGCCGTTGCAGGTTGGCGACCTCGCGCTCGATCCGTTGTCCCGCCGGGTCACCCGGGCCGGCCAGGAGATCGAGCTGTCGGCCCGCGAGTTCGCCATCCTGCAGCTGCTGCTGGAACGAGCCGGCCAGGTCGTCAGCCGCTACACCATCCTCGACGAGGTGTGGGACGGCGACACCGACCTACGCAGCAACGTCATCGACGTCCACGTCGCCAGCCTGCGCGCCAAGATCGACCGGCCCTTCGACACCAGCACCATCACCACCCGGCGAGGCGCCGGCTACCGCGTCGAACCGGACCCACGATGACCGCGAGCAGACTGGCTCGGCTGCCCCTGCGAGTGCGACTGGTCGCCGGGTTCTCCGCCACCATGCTGCTGGTCCTGCTCGCCGCTGGCGGCTTCGTCTACTGGCGCGTCCACTTCGCCCTCGACCGACAGGTCAACGAGGACCTCACCGAGATCAGCACCCGGCTCACCCCACTCATCACCGACACCGGTGCCTTCCGCACCGACGCCTCCGCCAGCGACCGCAGCGAGATCTACCAAGTCCTCGACGCACAAGGCCAGGTCCTCACCGCCAGCCCCACCGCCGGCCCGGAACCACTCCTCGATACCGCCGACGCACGCCAGGCCCTGACCGCTCCAGTGCGTCGCGACATCGGCGCCCTGCTCCCGATCAAGAACCACCCGCTCCGCGCCTACGGCGTCCCCCTGCCGAACACTGGCGGACCAGCAAAGGTGCTCGTGGTCGCCGTCCGGCGCGACCACCGCGACGAAGCATTGCTCGAGCTGTTGCTCCAGCTCGGCATCGCCGGCCTCGGCGCGCTCGTCCTCACCTCAGCCGTCGGCTACCTGCTGACACGATCCGCGCTACGTCCCGTGGAGCGCTACCGCGCTCAGGCCGACCAGATCGTCCACGGAGTCCCCGGCGTCCGGCTCGGGATTTCCGAGCAGCGCGACGACGAGGTCACCCGACTCGGCCGCACCCTCAACACCATGCTCGACGCCCTCGAAACCGCCCTCGAACGGGAACGCGACTTCGTCCGCGACGCCAGCCACGAGCTCCGCACCCCGCTCACCCTGCTCACCACCCGCGTCCAGCTCGCGCTCCGCAGACCACGCACCGTCACCGAGCACGAAGAGATTCTGCGCGAGGTCCGGACGGACCTGGACCGGCTAACCCGACTGGCCGAGCAACTGCTCCGCGCCGAAACACCCGGCCCCGAGGCGGAGGGAACGGTCGACCTCACGCGAGTAGCCGAGCGGGCTGTGCACGAGCGCGCCCGCACCCCGGAGCATGGTGAGCCATCGGACCTCGAACCGCGCCTCCACCTTGAGGCGCTCGCCCCTGTCGAGGTGGCTGTCGGGGAGGTTGAGCTCGGCCAGGTCGTCGGGAACCTGCTGGATAACGCCTTGCTCCACGGGGAACCACCGGTGCAGGTCAACGTCGACCGGGTTCAGGGGATCGGCCGGCTGCAGGTACAAGACGCTGGTGCCGGCATGGACCCGAAGTTGCTCGCCACCGCAACTCGCAGATTCGCCCGAGCCACCGAGTCCCGATCACAGCCCGGATTCGGCCTCGGCCTCTCCGTCGTGGCGGCGGTCGTGGCACGCCGCGGAGGAGAACTGCGGCTCTGCTACGCCGGCCACCACGAGCTGTACGGCGCAGCCATGCCGCCACTGTGCCAGCACGGACCGGCGATGACCGTCACCGTCCTGCTACCCATAACGCACCTAGCAGACGGCTGACCGATAGCCGCTGGGACAGCCGCAGCAATCAGCAGCGGTCACCACTTCCCACCGGCCCAGGGAACGGCTCCGGCCGCCGTTGCACTTCCCTCCGATGACACCGACGGGAAGCCCGCCAGCTGCTCACCAGACTTGCTCCGTGACCGTTGACCTTCGTCCGCCTCCCGCTGCTACAACGCGAAGCCTCGACCATGAACTGACTATCGGTCACGACCAGAGAGCGAATATGCCTAAGCGGAAACTGACGACACGTAGCCGGCATTCGCCCAGTGCCGACACAGCCCAGCCCGTGGTGGTGGCTTGCCGGGGCGGGGACTGCGGTAAAGAACCAAGCATCCCGACACCGAGCACGCCACACAGCTCCGCGATCTTCGCACCGGCCTCGCCGACACCGCAGATGTGCTCGTCAGCACCTGTCTCGATGCCTGCGAGCGCTCCAACGTGGTCGTCGTCCTTCCCGGTCAACCCGGACGTGAGGCAGGCGGCGAAGCGCTCTGGATCGGTGGAGTCAACGACCCCGAGATCACCCGGGGCATCATCGATTGGGTGCGGGCTGGTGGCCCCGCCCTCGCGGCCGAACCGACGC
The window above is part of the Friedmanniella luteola genome. Proteins encoded here:
- a CDS encoding ABC transporter permease, which produces MTTTATEPSTANPDSSRPRRVAAKLQRAGTRTAYHWELVKLAALIRVRAMIIGCLIAPPIIVLILRGQRPPADTLYGKLIHLSGFAVPLLLLGFISQWVLPLLTSLVAGDIFASEDQQGTWKTILTRSVSRAQIFRAKTLAALTFAAVAYSALAVSAIASGVLLVGRQPLTGLTGQTITPSTALGLVIAAWAAAFPVLIGFTALSILLSVRTRNPALGVVGPVVLGLAMSLLGSVGGIGLLRRLLLTTPLDAWHGLLTATPFYGPLVQGLAVCAAWTALCLVLAYRSLRNRDLTEG
- a CDS encoding response regulator transcription factor: MKILLAEDDIRLADLLEQAFVEAGWQVETHHDGPSAYEAALTGRDHDVLLLDWMLPGLDGATISRRLREYGIRTPILMLTARTSLSDRVDGLNAGADDYLAKPFELEELLARIRALHRRAHLDDTEQPLQVGDLALDPLSRRVTRAGQEIELSAREFAILQLLLERAGQVVSRYTILDEVWDGDTDLRSNVIDVHVASLRAKIDRPFDTSTITTRRGAGYRVEPDPR
- a CDS encoding ATP-binding protein — protein: MTASRLARLPLRVRLVAGFSATMLLVLLAAGGFVYWRVHFALDRQVNEDLTEISTRLTPLITDTGAFRTDASASDRSEIYQVLDAQGQVLTASPTAGPEPLLDTADARQALTAPVRRDIGALLPIKNHPLRAYGVPLPNTGGPAKVLVVAVRRDHRDEALLELLLQLGIAGLGALVLTSAVGYLLTRSALRPVERYRAQADQIVHGVPGVRLGISEQRDDEVTRLGRTLNTMLDALETALERERDFVRDASHELRTPLTLLTTRVQLALRRPRTVTEHEEILREVRTDLDRLTRLAEQLLRAETPGPEAEGTVDLTRVAERAVHERARTPEHGEPSDLEPRLHLEALAPVEVAVGEVELGQVVGNLLDNALLHGEPPVQVNVDRVQGIGRLQVQDAGAGMDPKLLATATRRFARATESRSQPGFGLGLSVVAAVVARRGGELRLCYAGHHELYGAAMPPLCQHGPAMTVTVLLPITHLADG